One Camelina sativa cultivar DH55 chromosome 3, Cs, whole genome shotgun sequence genomic window carries:
- the LOC104766906 gene encoding putative lysine-specific demethylase JMJ16 codes for MNISGEKGLYCLDYIGNCVVCSSSQVYLESNPSEVFVHLSPTRCWEMVKDRVNQEISKQHKAGKSDLPPLQPAGSPDGFEMFGYSSPAIVQAIEALDVNRVCTDYWDSRPYSRPQVQFPANPLPREANSSVRSLGVGNLQNAPQHRLLPTGTNSILKVLFKKANMEELSSLQEVLSESNSDLATELVKEELQNRR; via the exons ATGAATATTTCCGGAGAAAAAGGGTTGTATTGCCTTGATTATATTGGTAATTGTGTGGTATGTTCTTCTTCTCAGGTTTACTTGGAGAGTAATCCCAGTGAGGTGTTTGTTCACTTGTCGCCTACAAGATGCTGGGAGATGGTAAAAGATAGAGTGAACCAGGAGATAAGTAAGCAACACAAAGCCGGAAAATCAGATCTTCCTCCTTTGCAACCCGCTGGGAGTCCCGACGGTTTTGAAATGTTTGGATATTCATCACCCGCAATTGTACAG GCTATCGAAGCATTAGACGTGAATCGAGTATGCACAGACTATTGGGATTCCAGGCCTTATTCGCGACCACAAGTTCAGTTCCCTGCAAATCCTCTTCCCAGAGAAGCCAACTCAAGTGTCAGATCATTGGGTGTAGGCAATCTTCAGAATGCCCCCCAACACCGGTTATTACCTACCGGAACAAACTCTATTCTCAAAGTTCTGTTCAAGAAAGCTAACATGGAGGAACTAAGCTCACTTCAAGAGGTTTTAAGTGAGTCTAACTCGGATTTGGCGACCGAACTTGTGAAGGAAGAGCTCCAGAACCGTCGTTGA
- the LOC104766918 gene encoding probable low-specificity L-threonine aldolase 1: MVMRSVDLRSDTVTRPTDAMREAMCGAEVDDDVLGYDPTARRLEDEMAKMMGKEAGLFVPSGTMGNLISVMVHCDVRGSEVILGDNCHIHVYENGGISTIGGVHPKTIKNEEDGTMDLAAIEAAIRDPKGSTFYPSTRLICLENTHANCGGRCLSVEYTERVGEIAKRHGVKLHIDGARLFNASIALGVPVHKLVKAADSVSVCLSKGLGAPIGSVIVGSQSFIEKAKTVRKALGGGMRQIGVLCAAALVALQENLPKLQHDHKKAKLLAEGLNQMKGIKVNVTAVETNMIFMDMEDGSRLTAEKLRKTLEENGILVIPEKSSRIRMVIHHQITTSDVHYTLSCLQQAVETIQEPSRN, translated from the exons ATGGTGATGAGAAGTGTAGATCTACGATCAGATACCGTGACTAGACCGACCGATGCGATGAGAGAAGCAATGTGTGGCGCTGAGGTGGATGATGACGTCCTAGGCTACGACCCAACGGCTAGACGTCTTGAAGATGAGATGGCCAAGATGATGGGGAAAGAGGCGGGTCTCTTTGTGCCATCCGGTACTATGGGGAATCTGATCAGCGTGATGGTTCACTGCGATGTGAGAGGCAGCGAGGTGATTCTTGGAGACAACTGTCACATCCATGTTTACGAGAATGGAGGGATTTCGACCATCGGTGGTGTGCATCCCAAGACGATCAAGAATGAAGAAGACGGGACCATGGACTTGGCCGCCATAGAAGCAGCCATCAGAGATCCTAAAGGAAGCACGTTTTATCCATCAACTAGGTTGATTTGCTTGGAGAACACTCATGCCAA CTGTGGTGGGAGATGTTTGAGTGTGGAATACACTGAGAGAGTTGGAGAGATTGCGAAGAGACATGGTGTAAAGCTCCATATTGATGGAGCCCGTCTTTTCAATGCTTCTATC GCACTTGGAGTTCCAGTCCATAAGCTTGTGAAGGCTGCTGACTCTGTTTCG GTGTGCCTCTCTAAAGGCCTTGGAGCTCCAATAGGATCTGTAATTGTTGGTTCGCAAAGCTTCATAGAGAAGGCGAAAACAGTAAGGAAAGCATTAGGTGGAGGAATGAGACAAATTGGCGTTCTTTGCGCAGCCGCTTTGGTTGCACTTCAAGAGAACCTCCCAAAGTTACAACATGACCACAAGAAGGCCAAGTTGTTAGCTG AAGGGTTGAATCAGATGAAAGGGATTAAAGTAAATGTTACAGCCGTGGAGACCAACATG ATTTTCATGGATATGGAGGATGGTTCAAGACTTACAGCTGAGAAACTGCGCAAGACTCTAGAGGAGAATGGCATTCTCGTCATCCCGGAAAAGTCATCCCG GATCAGAATGGTTATACACCACCAGATAACAACAAGTGATGTGCATTACACATTGTCTTGCTTACAA CAAGCAGTGGAGACGATACAAGAACCAAGCCGAAACTAA
- the LOC104766948 gene encoding phosphoenolpyruvate carboxylase kinase 1, producing the protein MTCSQTLANNNKYQICEEIGRGRFGTVTRVYAPATGDFFACKTIDKASLSDDLDRACIDNEPKLMALLSYHPNIVQIHDLVDTDSTLSIYMELVDPSVSIYDRLVSSGTFSESQTASFAKQILQALSHCHRYGVVHRDIKPENILVDLRNDTVKICDFGSGIWLGEGETTEGVVGTPYYVAPEVLMGYSYGEKVDLWSAGVVLYTMLAGTPPFYGETAEEIFEAVLRGNLRFPTKVFRGVSSMAKDFLRKMICKDASRRFSAEQALRHPWIQRAGEAEEERFI; encoded by the exons ATGACTTGCAGCCAAACACtcgcaaacaacaacaaataccAGATCTGCGAGGAGATCGGCCGTGGCCGTTTCGGCACCGTCACTCGCGTCTACGCTCCGGCCACCGGTGATTTCTTCGCCTGTAAAACCATCGACAAGGCCTCTCTCTCCGACGACCTTGACCGTGCCTGCATCGACAACGAGCCTAAGCTCATGGCTCTCTTGTCGTACCACCCGAACATCGTTCAAATCCACGATCTCGTCGACACTGACTCGACTCTCTCTATTTACATGGAGCTCGTTGATCCTTCCGTTTCGATCTACGACCGTCTCGTCTCGTCCGGAACCTTCTCCGAGTCTCAGACGGCTTCCTTCGCCAAACAGATTCTCCAGGCGCTTTCGCATTGTCACCGGTACGGCGTCGTTCACAGGGACATCAAACCGGAGAACATTTTGGTAGATCTACGGAACGATACGGTTAAGATCTGCGATTTCGGCTCGGGGATTTGGCTTGGGGAAGGGGAGACGACGGAAGGCGTCGTCGGAACGCCGTATTACGTGGCGCCGGAGGTTCTGATGGGGTACTCGTACGGAGAGAAGGTGGATCTGTGGAGCGCAGGAGTCGTTCTGTACACGATGCTCGCCGGAACACCACCGTTTTACGGAGAGACGGCGGAAGAGATATTCGAAGCGGTTCTGAGAGGAAACCTGCGTTTTCCGACGAAGGTGTTCAGGGGAGTGTCGTCGATGGCAAAAGATTTCTTAAGGAAGATGATATGTAAAGACGCTTCTAGAAGATTCTCAGCAGAACAAGCTCTGA GGCACCCATGGATTCAAAGGGCAGGGGAAGCAGAGGAGGAGAGATTCATCTAA